In the genome of Hymenobacter cellulosivorans, one region contains:
- a CDS encoding T9SS type A sorting domain-containing protein — MIRTFLPSLLASAVLLGTSLLSTPAAAQAPAKQWDKTFGGSYRDELTVMRPTREGGVILGGYSTSNISGDRTQASPGYGDYWVVKVDAAGNKQWDKAFGSSGNGLLKALQQTPDGGYLLGGEAESIADGDKTQVGNGDYDYWIIKIDANGTKQWDKTFGGQGVDHLTGVELTADGGYILLGSSDSGIGGDKTQANRGSYDFWVVKIDAVGNKVWDKTFGGATRDYAFSLCTTRDGGVLLVGDSSSPISGDKSQAEQGNLDFWVVKLNATGTKEWDRTLGGSLSDQALGVQQAPDGNYLIAGTSYSGISGDKTQASKGNSDIWVVKLDPLGNKVWDRSLGGNRHEDANSILATSDGGMIVAGSSFSGISGDKTQPSRGGYDFWLVKLDGVGTTQWDLSLGGPDHDPASALASQPNGGLVVAGTTYPGIGGDKTQIGYGEEDFWLVKLQDATITGVRPTLTKEPLTIYPNPAHNRLTLHLAAEAPRTGLRLSLLDALGRSVYAQPLGAGGPDVSVEVGQHPAGLYLLRVEGPDGYAATQRVVLE, encoded by the coding sequence TTGATACGTACATTCTTACCCTCATTACTGGCCAGTGCCGTCCTGCTCGGTACTAGCTTGCTATCAACCCCGGCTGCCGCCCAGGCTCCTGCGAAGCAATGGGATAAAACCTTTGGCGGAAGCTATAGAGATGAGCTGACCGTAATGCGTCCTACCCGCGAGGGAGGGGTTATTCTAGGAGGCTATTCCACCTCGAACATCAGTGGTGATAGAACGCAGGCAAGCCCAGGTTATGGCGACTACTGGGTTGTCAAGGTGGATGCCGCTGGCAATAAGCAGTGGGATAAAGCCTTTGGAAGCAGCGGAAATGGTCTGTTAAAAGCTCTGCAGCAAACGCCGGATGGAGGTTACTTACTCGGAGGAGAGGCTGAGTCTATCGCCGATGGGGATAAAACTCAAGTGGGCAACGGAGACTATGACTACTGGATCATAAAAATTGACGCGAATGGGACAAAACAGTGGGACAAGACCTTCGGGGGCCAAGGTGTTGATCACTTAACCGGTGTAGAACTCACGGCTGACGGAGGCTATATTCTTCTTGGGAGTTCTGACTCGGGTATCGGCGGCGATAAGACACAAGCAAACCGAGGAAGCTATGACTTCTGGGTCGTAAAAATCGACGCAGTAGGGAACAAAGTATGGGACAAAACCTTTGGTGGTGCCACCAGGGATTACGCCTTTTCTTTGTGCACTACTCGCGACGGGGGCGTCCTACTAGTTGGCGACTCTAGTTCGCCAATTAGTGGTGATAAAAGCCAGGCCGAGCAAGGCAACCTCGACTTTTGGGTTGTCAAGCTCAACGCAACCGGTACCAAAGAATGGGACCGCACGCTAGGCGGTAGTCTTTCCGATCAAGCCTTGGGTGTGCAGCAAGCCCCGGATGGCAACTATTTGATTGCAGGCACATCCTACTCTGGTATTAGCGGTGATAAAACTCAAGCCAGTAAAGGAAATTCCGATATATGGGTTGTGAAACTGGACCCTCTGGGCAACAAAGTCTGGGACCGCTCGCTCGGGGGCAATAGGCACGAGGACGCTAATTCTATTCTTGCAACCAGTGACGGGGGCATGATCGTTGCCGGTAGTTCCTTCTCTGGTATTAGCGGTGATAAAACACAGCCCAGCCGCGGCGGATATGATTTTTGGTTGGTCAAGCTGGATGGTGTGGGAACTACCCAATGGGACCTATCCTTGGGAGGGCCAGATCATGACCCTGCTTCCGCGCTAGCCAGCCAGCCCAATGGCGGATTAGTAGTGGCTGGTACCACTTACCCGGGCATCGGAGGAGACAAGACCCAGATTGGCTATGGAGAAGAAGACTTTTGGCTGGTCAAGCTACAGGACGCTACCATTACAGGTGTGAGGCCAACGCTAACCAAAGAGCCGTTAACTATATACCCCAACCCAGCGCACAACCGCCTAACCCTGCACCTGGCAGCTGAGGCCCCGCGCACGGGCCTGCGTCTTTCCCTGCTGGATGCATTAGGCCGTAGTGTGTATGCGCAACCCCTGGGAGCTGGAGGCCCGGATGTATCCGTTGAGGTAGGCCAGCACCCGGCCGGGTTGTACTTGCTTCGTGTAGAAGGCCCCGATGGCTATGCAGCCACGCAACGGGTGGTACTGGAGTAA